In a single window of the Desulfovibrio mangrovi genome:
- a CDS encoding aldolase catalytic domain-containing protein gives MTIQKPFEILDCSIRDGGYVNNWDFSQLLVRESYKALSKTGVDFVELGFRSSEKYFSKANTGIWRITPEELLRETVGNIQGPPIALMGDYGKIDLEDLPPAEESVARMIRIAANKGDIPGALAFCEKVKQKGYISSLQCMGYICFTESERKELITRLADADIDYAYVGDSYGSIFPFHVRPIFEPLLELKHLKIGFHPHNNTQMAFASTIEALAAGVDIVDSTIFGIGRGAGNLPTEILLGYLKVQGMDRYNPSPVLNVIERYFLDIMRKTPWGYQLPYMISGIFNVHPNYPKELMKRQEYRMDEIWNAMSYIRKLNPTGFNPRLVDELIGQGVVGYMGAKHFCVPGEEKESCIPAPHPPYQNRHAGKDFLILANGPSLKEKQDEIRQFIKRHKPIVLGANNLGGLFVPDYHAFNNAKRFVSHIESVHQDANLLLGINLPGDLIDDYLDRPYEPLVFNDILDADFDIANGMVTCNCRTISVLLAGIAIVMGAKRVFIAGMDGYLNSHRTLHYDEKFDPHEHALNLERHRWNERFLHQIDAWLTRRGHEGLHIITPTGHSAFYTPISEYM, from the coding sequence ATGACGATTCAAAAGCCTTTTGAAATATTGGATTGCTCCATCCGGGACGGCGGCTACGTAAACAACTGGGACTTCTCGCAGCTCTTGGTGCGCGAGTCCTACAAGGCCCTGTCCAAAACCGGCGTGGATTTCGTCGAGCTCGGCTTCCGCAGCTCGGAGAAGTATTTTTCCAAGGCCAACACCGGCATCTGGCGCATCACGCCCGAAGAGCTGCTCCGCGAAACCGTGGGCAACATTCAGGGGCCGCCCATCGCCCTCATGGGCGACTACGGCAAGATAGACCTTGAAGACCTGCCGCCCGCCGAAGAATCCGTGGCGCGCATGATCCGCATTGCCGCGAACAAGGGCGACATTCCCGGTGCGCTGGCGTTCTGCGAGAAGGTCAAGCAGAAGGGCTACATCTCCTCCCTGCAGTGCATGGGCTACATATGCTTTACCGAAAGCGAGCGCAAGGAACTGATCACGCGCCTTGCCGATGCCGACATCGACTATGCCTATGTGGGCGACAGCTACGGCTCCATCTTCCCCTTCCATGTCCGGCCCATATTCGAGCCGCTGCTGGAGCTGAAGCACCTGAAGATCGGCTTCCATCCCCACAACAACACCCAGATGGCCTTTGCAAGCACCATCGAGGCGCTGGCCGCAGGCGTGGACATTGTGGATTCCACCATCTTCGGCATCGGCCGCGGCGCAGGCAACCTGCCCACGGAAATCCTGCTCGGCTACCTGAAGGTGCAGGGCATGGACCGCTACAATCCCTCGCCCGTACTGAACGTGATTGAGCGTTACTTCCTCGACATCATGCGCAAGACGCCGTGGGGCTACCAGCTGCCGTACATGATCTCCGGCATCTTCAACGTGCACCCCAATTATCCCAAGGAGCTCATGAAGCGTCAGGAATACCGCATGGACGAGATCTGGAACGCCATGTCGTACATCCGCAAGCTGAATCCCACGGGCTTCAATCCGCGTCTGGTGGACGAACTCATCGGGCAGGGCGTTGTGGGCTACATGGGCGCCAAGCATTTCTGCGTGCCCGGTGAAGAGAAGGAATCCTGCATCCCCGCACCGCATCCGCCCTATCAGAACCGCCATGCAGGCAAGGACTTCCTCATTCTCGCCAACGGCCCCAGCCTGAAGGAGAAGCAGGACGAAATCCGCCAGTTCATCAAGCGCCACAAGCCCATCGTGCTCGGCGCAAACAACCTCGGCGGCCTGTTCGTGCCGGACTACCATGCGTTCAACAACGCCAAGCGCTTTGTCTCGCACATCGAGTCCGTGCATCAGGATGCGAACCTGCTGCTCGGCATCAACCTGCCCGGCGACCTGATCGACGATTACCTCGACCGCCCCTACGAGCCGCTCGTGTTCAACGACATTCTCGATGCCGACTTTGACATCGCCAACGGCATGGTCACCTGCAACTGCCGCACGATCTCCGTGCTGCTGGCGGGCATTGCCATCGTCATGGGTGCCAAGCGCGTCTTCATCGCGGGCATGGACGGTTACCTGAACAGCCACAGAACGTTGCACTACGACGAAAAATTTGATCCCCACGAGCACGCGCTCAATCTGGAACGCCACCGCTGGAACGAACGGTTCCTGCATCAGATTGACGCGTGGCTTACCAGAAGGGGGCACGAGGGACTGCACATCATCACTCCCACGGGCCATTCTGCATTCTACACCCCCATAAGCGAGTACATGTAA
- a CDS encoding winged helix-turn-helix domain-containing protein — protein sequence MLDKLFTSKTRIKLLLKLFLNPEVSSYLRELSAEFELSPNALKEELDGLSQAGYLDKEKKGRNIFYKANAKHPFFPEISSIVRKHLGIDRVIDQILTHLGDVQQVFILDDYARGVDSGLIDVLVIGNVDPVKLQNVALPIEKKLGRKIRTMVMSLREFEQSDLLEKRPHWKVH from the coding sequence ATGCTCGACAAACTCTTCACATCCAAGACACGCATCAAGCTGCTGCTGAAGCTCTTTCTCAATCCTGAGGTATCTTCGTACCTTAGAGAGCTTTCCGCCGAGTTCGAACTTTCGCCCAACGCGCTGAAGGAGGAACTCGACGGTCTGAGCCAGGCCGGCTATCTGGACAAGGAAAAGAAAGGGAGAAACATCTTCTACAAGGCCAACGCCAAGCACCCTTTCTTCCCCGAAATCAGCTCCATCGTGCGCAAGCATCTGGGAATAGACAGAGTTATCGATCAGATTCTCACCCACCTCGGCGACGTACAGCAGGTATTCATTCTCGATGATTACGCCAGAGGCGTGGATTCAGGCCTCATAGACGTTCTGGTCATCGGCAACGTGGACCCCGTGAAACTGCAAAACGTTGCCCTGCCCATTGAAAAGAAACTCGGGCGCAAGATTCGGACCATGGTCATGTCCCTCCGCGAATTCGAGCAAAGCGACCTTCTGGAAAAGCGCCCCCACTGGAAAGTTCACTGA
- a CDS encoding cytidylyltransferase domain-containing protein produces the protein MKAIGFIFARGGSKGLPRKSVKLLGGKPLIVHAIEQALASSYIKRVIVSTDCEVIARIAQKHGAEVPFMRPAELASDTAPERLAWRHAIEYVRANDRDSDFDVFVSVPTVAPLRKPEDIDACVEKLISTDADTVFTVAKTTRSPFFNMVTLDAEANARIVVPVESVFTRRQDAPACFDITPVCYASRPDAVLRHETLFGGVVKAVEVPVERAFDIDTPWDFHLVELIYNDLHRNDGE, from the coding sequence ATGAAAGCCATAGGGTTCATCTTTGCACGGGGCGGTTCCAAGGGCCTGCCTCGCAAGAGCGTCAAACTGCTCGGCGGAAAGCCGCTCATCGTCCACGCCATTGAACAGGCGCTTGCGAGCAGCTACATCAAGCGCGTCATCGTATCCACGGACTGCGAGGTCATTGCCCGCATCGCACAGAAGCACGGAGCGGAAGTTCCCTTCATGCGTCCTGCGGAACTGGCCTCGGACACCGCGCCTGAACGTCTGGCATGGCGGCACGCCATCGAATACGTGCGCGCCAATGACAGGGACAGCGACTTTGACGTCTTCGTTTCCGTGCCCACCGTGGCCCCCCTGCGCAAGCCGGAAGACATTGACGCCTGCGTGGAAAAGCTCATCAGCACCGATGCGGACACCGTATTCACCGTTGCCAAGACCACGCGCAGCCCCTTCTTCAACATGGTGACCCTTGATGCGGAAGCCAACGCACGCATCGTGGTGCCCGTGGAATCCGTCTTCACCAGACGGCAGGATGCCCCCGCCTGCTTTGACATCACCCCCGTGTGCTATGCCTCAAGACCGGACGCCGTGCTGCGTCATGAGACGCTCTTCGGAGGCGTGGTCAAAGCCGTGGAGGTTCCGGTGGAACGGGCCTTTGACATTGATACCCCGTGGGACTTCCATCTCGTCGAACTCATCTACAACGACCTGCACAGGAACGACGGGGAGTAA
- the neuB gene encoding N-acetylneuraminate synthase, whose protein sequence is MQHVYVIAEAGVNHNGSLDMALQLVEAAHAAGADAVKFQTFKASSIASAKAGKAEYQKKTTGANESQLEMLKKLELSAEDHEILKARCCELGIEFMSTPFDLESLQLLMDLGVQRMKIPSGELTNGPLLLAIARTGLPLILSTGMSTPEEIRNAITVLAFGMTEPERTPTPGELQAATEKAGALLAERLTLLHCTTQYPTPYEDVNLRGMDTLSSLFKLPVGYSDHTEGITIPVAAVARGAVMIEKHFTLDRNLPGPDHKASLEPQELAEMVRAIRSVEPALGSGEKKPQPSELGNMAIARKSLVAACDIRKGELLTERNMTVKRPGTGISPMRYWELLGTAACADFAADSLIELDS, encoded by the coding sequence ATGCAGCACGTATATGTCATTGCCGAAGCAGGCGTGAATCACAACGGTTCTCTCGACATGGCCCTGCAACTCGTCGAAGCGGCCCATGCCGCCGGTGCGGATGCCGTGAAGTTCCAGACTTTCAAGGCGTCCAGCATCGCCTCTGCCAAGGCAGGCAAGGCCGAGTATCAGAAAAAGACCACCGGCGCGAACGAATCCCAGCTGGAGATGCTCAAGAAGCTGGAACTCAGCGCAGAGGACCACGAGATACTCAAGGCCCGCTGCTGCGAACTGGGCATTGAATTCATGTCCACGCCCTTTGATCTGGAGAGCCTGCAACTGCTCATGGACCTTGGCGTGCAGAGAATGAAAATCCCGTCCGGCGAACTGACCAACGGCCCCCTGCTGCTCGCCATTGCGCGCACAGGGCTGCCCCTCATCCTTTCCACGGGCATGTCCACGCCGGAGGAAATCCGCAATGCCATCACCGTGCTGGCCTTCGGCATGACGGAACCGGAACGCACCCCCACCCCCGGAGAACTGCAAGCCGCCACGGAAAAGGCGGGAGCGCTGCTGGCAGAACGCCTGACCCTGCTGCACTGCACCACGCAGTATCCCACCCCCTACGAGGACGTGAACCTGCGGGGCATGGACACGCTGTCCAGCCTGTTCAAGCTGCCCGTGGGCTATTCCGACCACACCGAGGGCATCACCATACCCGTTGCCGCCGTGGCGCGCGGCGCGGTGATGATAGAAAAGCATTTCACGCTGGACAGAAACCTTCCCGGCCCCGACCACAAGGCATCCCTTGAACCGCAGGAACTGGCGGAGATGGTACGCGCCATCCGCAGTGTCGAGCCGGCCCTCGGCAGCGGTGAAAAGAAGCCCCAGCCGAGCGAACTGGGCAACATGGCCATAGCCCGCAAGAGCCTTGTCGCCGCCTGCGACATCAGGAAAGGCGAGCTGCTCACGGAGCGGAACATGACCGTAAAGCGTCCCGGAACGGGCATCTCGCCCATGCGCTACTGGGAACTGCTCGGCACGGCGGCCTGCGCCGACTTCGCCGCAGATTCGCTCATAGAACTGGACAGCTAG
- the neuC gene encoding UDP-N-acetylglucosamine 2-epimerase gives MRKICIVTGTRADYGLLRPVMRHVEEHGAFSLQIIATGMHLSHEFGNTAQRILDDGFRIDERVEMLLSSDTAVGITKSMGLGVIGFADAFARLAPDLIILLGDRFEILAATQAALIARIPVAHLCGGDITEGAFDESIRHAITKMSHIHFVSNAEAAARVRQMGENPERIFNVGSSGIDAMFEKPFYTRNELEEQLGMVLRKRLILATYHPETLGHISCADQLAELLAALDAYYATDADCSILFSMPNADTGGRQLMRLIGEYAMERDHVSAHTSLDHRLYVSAMKAAAVVVGNSSSGLYEAPSLRVPSVNIGDRQKGRLRAASVIDCEASGDAILTAIRKALSMDCSSVVNPYGSGNTARLIVESLASIPDFSALIRKPFHMVAGA, from the coding sequence ATGCGAAAGATATGCATTGTTACCGGAACACGAGCCGATTACGGTCTGCTGCGCCCTGTCATGCGACACGTGGAGGAGCACGGGGCCTTCTCGCTGCAGATCATTGCCACCGGCATGCACCTGTCTCACGAGTTCGGCAACACGGCCCAGCGCATCCTTGATGACGGGTTCCGCATTGACGAGCGGGTGGAGATGCTGCTTTCCAGCGACACCGCCGTGGGTATCACCAAGTCCATGGGTCTTGGGGTCATCGGATTCGCGGACGCCTTTGCCCGTCTTGCGCCGGACCTGATCATCCTTCTCGGCGACCGTTTCGAGATTCTTGCCGCAACGCAGGCCGCGCTCATCGCCCGCATTCCCGTGGCACACCTGTGCGGCGGCGACATCACGGAAGGCGCGTTTGACGAATCCATCCGCCATGCCATCACCAAGATGTCGCACATTCACTTCGTCAGCAATGCGGAAGCCGCAGCGCGGGTACGCCAGATGGGCGAAAACCCGGAGCGGATATTCAACGTGGGCAGTTCCGGAATCGACGCCATGTTCGAAAAACCTTTCTACACCCGCAACGAACTGGAAGAGCAACTCGGCATGGTGCTGCGCAAACGCCTGATTCTTGCCACCTACCATCCTGAGACGCTTGGACACATTTCCTGCGCGGACCAGCTTGCCGAACTGCTTGCAGCACTGGACGCCTACTACGCTACCGACGCCGACTGCAGCATCCTGTTCTCCATGCCCAATGCCGACACCGGCGGCCGCCAGCTCATGCGCCTTATCGGGGAATATGCCATGGAGCGTGACCACGTCAGCGCGCACACCTCGCTGGACCACAGGCTCTATGTCAGCGCCATGAAAGCCGCCGCCGTCGTGGTGGGGAATTCCTCCAGCGGCCTCTATGAAGCGCCGAGCCTGCGCGTACCCTCGGTCAACATCGGGGACCGCCAGAAGGGCAGACTGCGTGCGGCATCCGTCATCGACTGCGAGGCATCCGGCGACGCCATTCTGACGGCCATCCGCAAGGCCCTGAGCATGGACTGCTCCAGTGTCGTCAACCCGTACGGCAGCGGAAACACGGCACGGCTCATCGTGGAATCGCTGGCCTCCATTCCGGACTTTTCCGCCCTTATCCGAAAGCCCTTTCACATGGTGGCAGGAGCCTGA
- a CDS encoding ABC transporter ATP-binding protein, translated as MSLASNNFFVKTISIIPAAWRRRLVLITLGILLSSIVETGAVAVIALFISSINDPAIVLGSPYFNAIRDFIPPQILASDKNFIIALGLFASFLMLAKNGVAGSVTYAYSRLAAKIDAHFGGLLLQNYLGHDYEWHVGRHSADLVTAGSWRKNVIMVWYMGMLALNDIVLVSMMGLVLLITAPLVSIGSIIPLGLIGMFIYRALRPRIDRHAKTCARFEMEINKRISNIAQGIKEIIISSNQPYFFDLYQKDVECASRSQSKVHLLSRIPSWAFETAGFITLCGVILVSITFSNESSPAAITGPVALLAVVAWRSIPAFNRIVNSLSSVRDYLPRAEAVINAINDMPAQPQDKSAVQPLAFEQGIAVRNVTFNYADAEKKALSDVSMTIRTGETVGLVGRSGSGKSTLADLIIGLLTPTGGDIAIDDSPLDAAHLHRWRANVGYVGQAPFFTDGTITENVAFGIPEAEVDRDKVARCCTMAALETLIAQLPEGYDQPLGERAAKLSGGQRQRIAIARALYRSPRLLVLDEATSALDQQSENAIQRTVRNLAGSLTMLIIAHRLTTVEHCDRIVWLEDGKIIMDGTPDEVLPHYRASLEAAGEQQ; from the coding sequence ATGTCTCTGGCATCAAACAACTTCTTCGTCAAAACCATCTCCATCATACCGGCAGCATGGCGGAGACGACTGGTGCTCATCACTCTGGGCATCCTCCTTTCCTCCATAGTGGAAACAGGTGCGGTGGCCGTCATCGCGCTGTTCATCTCCTCCATCAACGATCCTGCCATTGTCCTTGGCTCCCCTTACTTCAATGCGATACGGGACTTCATCCCGCCGCAGATTCTGGCCTCTGACAAGAACTTCATCATCGCGCTGGGACTCTTCGCCTCGTTCCTCATGCTCGCCAAGAACGGCGTTGCGGGCAGCGTCACCTATGCCTATTCCCGTCTTGCCGCCAAGATAGACGCCCACTTCGGCGGGCTGCTTCTGCAGAATTATCTCGGGCACGATTACGAATGGCACGTGGGCAGGCATTCCGCAGACCTTGTCACCGCCGGTTCGTGGCGCAAGAACGTGATCATGGTGTGGTACATGGGCATGCTCGCCCTCAATGACATCGTGCTCGTCAGCATGATGGGGCTGGTTCTGCTGATCACCGCTCCCCTTGTTTCCATCGGTTCGATCATCCCGCTGGGGCTCATCGGCATGTTCATATACAGAGCCCTGCGCCCCCGCATCGACCGGCATGCGAAAACCTGCGCCCGCTTCGAAATGGAGATCAACAAGCGCATCTCCAACATTGCGCAGGGCATCAAGGAAATCATCATCTCATCCAACCAGCCGTACTTTTTCGATCTTTACCAGAAAGATGTGGAGTGCGCCTCCCGTTCGCAGTCCAAGGTGCACCTACTCTCGCGCATCCCTTCGTGGGCGTTCGAGACTGCAGGTTTCATCACCCTGTGCGGCGTCATACTGGTTTCCATCACCTTCTCGAACGAATCATCCCCCGCCGCCATAACCGGCCCCGTGGCCCTGCTGGCTGTGGTGGCATGGCGTTCCATTCCGGCATTCAACCGCATTGTGAACAGCCTTTCCTCTGTTCGCGATTATCTGCCCCGCGCAGAAGCCGTCATCAACGCCATCAACGACATGCCCGCCCAGCCGCAGGACAAGAGTGCCGTCCAGCCTCTGGCCTTTGAGCAGGGCATTGCCGTGCGCAACGTCACCTTCAACTACGCCGATGCGGAGAAGAAGGCCCTGTCGGACGTCTCCATGACGATCAGAACCGGAGAAACCGTCGGCCTGGTGGGGCGTTCCGGCTCCGGCAAAAGCACCCTTGCCGACCTGATCATCGGCCTGCTCACCCCGACCGGAGGCGACATCGCCATCGACGACAGCCCGCTTGACGCAGCCCACCTGCACCGCTGGCGGGCCAATGTCGGCTATGTGGGGCAGGCTCCCTTCTTCACGGACGGCACTATCACGGAAAACGTGGCCTTCGGCATTCCTGAAGCCGAGGTTGACCGCGACAAGGTGGCCCGCTGCTGCACCATGGCAGCACTGGAGACGCTTATCGCCCAATTGCCGGAAGGCTACGACCAGCCTCTCGGCGAACGCGCCGCCAAGCTTTCCGGCGGCCAGCGTCAGCGCATCGCCATTGCCCGTGCCCTGTACCGCTCTCCCAGACTGCTGGTGCTTGACGAAGCCACCAGCGCACTGGACCAGCAGAGCGAAAACGCCATTCAGCGGACCGTGCGCAATCTGGCCGGCTCGCTCACCATGCTCATCATCGCTCACCGCCTGACCACGGTGGAGCACTGCGACCGCATTGTCTGGCTTGAGGACGGAAAAATCATCATGGACGGCACGCCGGACGAGGTGCTCCCCCATTACCGCGCCAGCCTTGAGGCCGCCGGAGAACAACAATGA
- a CDS encoding Fur family transcriptional regulator gives MAPQTRMTKQRKVILEELRKVTSHPTADEVYDMVRQRLPRISLGTIYRNLDVLAESGEILKLESAGSQKRFDGNPMPHAHIRCTRCGRVGDVMHLDVQVSIDGMDVNGFTVTAARVEFDGVCDACQSTN, from the coding sequence ATGGCTCCCCAGACTCGCATGACGAAACAGCGTAAAGTAATTTTGGAAGAGTTGCGCAAAGTGACTTCGCATCCCACGGCGGATGAGGTCTATGATATGGTGCGGCAGCGTCTGCCGCGTATCAGCCTTGGAACGATCTATCGCAATCTCGACGTTCTTGCCGAGAGCGGCGAAATTCTCAAGCTGGAGAGTGCGGGCAGCCAGAAGCGTTTTGACGGCAACCCCATGCCCCATGCGCATATCCGTTGCACCCGTTGCGGCAGAGTGGGAGATGTCATGCATCTCGACGTGCAGGTGTCCATTGACGGCATGGACGTCAACGGGTTCACCGTGACCGCTGCCCGTGTGGAGTTTGACGGCGTTTGTGACGCCTGCCAGAGTACGAACTGA
- a CDS encoding DUF1624 domain-containing protein, producing MKRLPAIDTVRGIAITLMILDHTRFFFSTSAFSPTDLQHTTPALFATRWITHIAAVAFILLAGVSIHLYGQRHGEQRTRPFLLRRGIMIALLELTLVKFCWNYHMDFSMTYLQVIWAIGWSMILLAGCLAVPRRIALPAALCCILSPYALPPITGMVDTPIELLNALLCTPGTFSLPNGMQFHTTYPILPWFGIMWTGYIAAPALLNAPPGFRKKIMGTTGLLFLILFAAIRWASAADNSWMGFLNVHKYPPHPDFLLLTTGMNLLLYITVERIHEHSGSAADTALRLFTCLGKAPLVIYMAHLIFLQLLRNAINWYPSVFSAMPFLSTTPEGFFPLYTVYILAAFTTACMFPAALLFIRVKGIR from the coding sequence ATGAAACGTCTTCCAGCCATTGATACCGTCAGAGGCATCGCCATCACCCTGATGATTCTGGATCATACGCGTTTCTTTTTCAGCACCTCGGCGTTCTCTCCAACCGACCTGCAGCATACTACGCCCGCCCTGTTCGCCACGCGCTGGATTACCCATATTGCGGCAGTGGCCTTTATCCTTCTGGCCGGTGTCAGCATCCACCTGTACGGGCAGCGCCATGGAGAACAGCGGACCCGGCCCTTCCTGCTGCGCCGGGGAATCATGATCGCCCTTCTGGAACTGACACTGGTGAAGTTCTGCTGGAACTACCACATGGACTTTTCCATGACGTATCTGCAGGTCATCTGGGCTATCGGGTGGTCCATGATACTGCTCGCCGGCTGTCTTGCCGTTCCGCGAAGGATTGCGCTCCCGGCGGCCTTGTGCTGCATCCTTTCCCCCTACGCTCTCCCTCCCATAACGGGAATGGTGGACACCCCTATCGAACTGCTGAACGCCCTTCTGTGCACCCCCGGCACCTTCAGTTTGCCCAACGGCATGCAATTTCACACCACCTACCCCATCCTGCCGTGGTTCGGGATCATGTGGACAGGCTATATTGCGGCCCCTGCGCTTCTCAACGCCCCTCCCGGTTTCCGGAAAAAGATCATGGGGACGACCGGACTGCTTTTCCTTATCCTGTTCGCCGCAATTCGCTGGGCATCGGCAGCCGATAATTCATGGATGGGCTTTCTCAATGTTCACAAGTACCCCCCGCATCCGGATTTTCTGCTTCTCACAACCGGCATGAATCTCCTTCTGTACATCACTGTTGAACGGATACATGAACACAGCGGCAGTGCAGCCGACACGGCACTCCGGCTTTTTACCTGCCTCGGCAAAGCTCCCCTTGTCATTTACATGGCTCACCTCATCTTCCTGCAACTGTTGAGGAATGCCATCAACTGGTACCCTTCCGTATTCTCTGCCATGCCGTTTCTATCGACAACGCCTGAGGGCTTCTTTCCCTTGTATACGGTCTACATTCTCGCCGCGTTCACGACAGCCTGCATGTTCCCCGCAGCCCTGCTGTTCATCCGTGTGAAAGGAATACGCTAA
- a CDS encoding PilZ domain-containing protein, translating to MEERRSYPRYDLGQQYYCELINAQGDSYYGRLDDISQYGARIVFSKDFYPNEVKAGDKVYIYGYKSDASPDGGKMAATAVWTDKQCYGIQFYTSVYGSAESLMSMYPDAVPQFYS from the coding sequence ATGGAAGAAAGAAGATCGTATCCGCGTTATGATCTCGGGCAGCAATACTATTGTGAGCTGATAAATGCTCAGGGCGATAGTTATTACGGGCGGTTGGACGACATAAGCCAGTACGGAGCCCGAATCGTATTCTCAAAGGATTTCTATCCGAATGAGGTGAAGGCCGGCGACAAGGTTTACATCTACGGGTACAAATCCGACGCCTCGCCGGATGGAGGCAAAATGGCTGCTACAGCAGTATGGACCGACAAGCAGTGTTATGGCATTCAGTTCTACACCTCGGTGTATGGTTCTGCAGAAAGCTTGATGTCCATGTATCCCGATGCCGTTCCCCAATTCTATTCCTAG